One Verrucomicrobiaceae bacterium genomic window carries:
- the rho gene encoding transcription termination factor Rho — MNDTPAPVTATEDTPTAVETSPSAALLPDAAPDASTTSDAASAPVEAEAPATAEEPKAPEGALPPFPQEVSINELQDASLAEILALAETVGFKLNVARTKHQLIYDLCSFMAENKTRLKVQGVLEIGAENFGLIRFPKFSFAPLPEDVFVPLFLVRKFNLRASQQIAGFAKAPKDKDKYIAIDRITEVEGVPIDQWEAPTDFDKLTATFPNKRIILEMPRPCPPSVRILDLIAPLGKGQRGLLCAPPRSGKTVLLKDIAKAIVHNHKEIELIVLLLDERPEEVTDFEETVQGCEIYSSTFDESPKRHTQVADVVRERACRLVEMKKDVVILLDSITRLARGYNMLQSGKGALMSGGVGKNALLKPKKFFGAARNVEEGGSLTIIATALIETESRMDEVIFEEFKGTGNMEATLDREISERRIFPALHVLKSGTRRDDMLYHPDEFRRIAQIRKQLAQVPAVEALELLLRNINRTSANAEILLGGLK, encoded by the coding sequence ATGAACGATACCCCCGCCCCCGTAACCGCTACCGAGGACACGCCGACTGCTGTCGAGACTTCTCCGTCCGCCGCCCTGCTGCCTGACGCTGCGCCAGATGCGTCAACCACCAGCGACGCTGCCTCCGCCCCTGTCGAAGCGGAGGCTCCCGCTACTGCCGAGGAGCCAAAAGCGCCCGAGGGTGCTCTGCCCCCCTTCCCCCAAGAGGTCTCGATCAATGAGCTGCAAGATGCCTCTTTGGCCGAGATTTTGGCCCTGGCTGAAACGGTGGGCTTCAAGCTCAATGTGGCGCGGACAAAGCACCAGCTCATCTATGATCTGTGCTCCTTCATGGCGGAGAACAAGACCCGGCTGAAGGTGCAGGGTGTCCTAGAAATCGGCGCAGAGAATTTCGGCCTCATTCGCTTTCCGAAGTTCAGCTTCGCGCCGCTGCCGGAGGATGTGTTTGTGCCTCTGTTTCTGGTGCGGAAATTCAATCTCCGCGCCAGCCAGCAGATCGCGGGCTTTGCGAAGGCTCCAAAGGATAAGGACAAGTACATCGCCATCGACCGTATCACGGAGGTGGAGGGTGTGCCGATCGACCAATGGGAGGCCCCCACGGATTTTGACAAACTGACGGCGACTTTCCCGAACAAGCGCATCATTTTGGAAATGCCTCGCCCCTGCCCCCCGAGCGTACGCATCCTGGATCTGATAGCTCCGCTGGGCAAAGGCCAGCGCGGCCTACTCTGTGCGCCACCGCGTAGTGGCAAGACGGTGCTGCTCAAAGACATCGCCAAGGCTATCGTGCATAATCACAAGGAGATCGAACTCATCGTGCTGCTGCTCGATGAACGCCCCGAAGAGGTCACCGACTTCGAAGAGACGGTACAGGGCTGTGAGATTTACAGCTCCACCTTTGATGAAAGCCCGAAACGCCACACCCAAGTAGCCGATGTGGTGCGCGAGCGTGCCTGCCGCCTCGTGGAGATGAAAAAAGACGTGGTGATCCTGCTAGACAGCATCACCCGCCTCGCCCGTGGCTACAACATGCTCCAAAGCGGCAAAGGTGCCCTCATGAGCGGTGGTGTGGGCAAGAATGCGCTGCTCAAACCGAAAAAATTCTTCGGCGCTGCCCGCAACGTCGAGGAAGGTGGTAGTCTCACGATCATCGCCACAGCCCTCATCGAGACAGAGAGCCGCATGGATGAGGTCATTTTTGAGGAATTCAAAGGCACGGGCAACATGGAGGCCACGCTGGACCGCGAGATCAGTGAACGCCGTATCTTCCCTGCCCTGCATGTGCTCAAATCCGGCACTCGCCGTGATGACATGCTCTACCACCCAGATGAATTCCGCCGCATCGCTCAAATCCGCAAGCAACTCGCCCAGGTGCCCGCCGTCGAGGCTCTTGAGCTGCTGCTCCGAAATATCAACCGCACCAGCGCCAATGCGGAAATCCTATTAGGCGGCCTCAAGTAA
- a CDS encoding prepilin-type N-terminal cleavage/methylation domain-containing protein translates to MKNVKLTSLKAGFSLVEMLVVIAIIGIIAAIAIPNIGNLNESARNASAQRNAQTVASVLNAAISAGVSTSGWTTAGLIDTAETGVSPIDGAFKDRMFTSGEIDDSEEAKAVAHLSFDSAQNQVRYTP, encoded by the coding sequence ATGAAAAACGTCAAACTCACCTCCCTTAAGGCCGGCTTCTCCCTCGTGGAAATGCTCGTTGTCATCGCCATCATCGGTATCATCGCCGCCATCGCGATCCCAAACATCGGTAACCTCAACGAGTCCGCTCGTAACGCCTCCGCTCAGCGCAATGCCCAGACCGTCGCTTCCGTGCTTAACGCCGCTATCTCCGCTGGCGTCAGCACCTCCGGCTGGACGACTGCTGGACTGATCGACACCGCTGAAACTGGCGTCAGCCCCATCGATGGTGCCTTCAAAGACCGCATGTTCACCTCCGGTGAAATCGACGACAGCGAAGAAGCTAAGGCAGTTGCCCATCTGTCCTTCGACAGCGCTCAGAACCAAGTCCGCTATACCCCCTAA
- a CDS encoding radical SAM protein, whose product MLISLTSRILRTVDPLCLAKIGWNFGFKGARSVMLHKQRMRQGQFFPPFFYISILNSCNLRCQGCWVDVDKPRESLNLDELNKIVNDAKRRGNAFFGILGGEPFMHPELFDFLAMHPDAYFQVFSNGQMITEKAATNMRKLGNVTPLVSIEGTEIVSNERRGNKEVLTRTLRGLQNCLDARVLTGVATSLCKTNIDDLLTESWLHRLIDMGVHYAWYHTYRPVGPKISAELALTPAQITQVRRFVVEMRAKLPIAIVDAYYDHQGQALCPMANGISHHISPTGAIEPCPIIQFAKESVRTQDDLFDVFTKSEFLRDFRSIAAQNTRGCIVLERPDLVKAVVTKHSAKDSTIRQTAMAEIESMTPRTSQWREGEEIAEKHWMYWLAKKFFFNDFGVYRGLEKSS is encoded by the coding sequence ATGCTCATCTCCCTGACCTCCCGCATTCTCCGCACTGTCGATCCGCTCTGCCTGGCGAAGATCGGCTGGAATTTCGGCTTCAAAGGAGCGCGGTCGGTGATGCTGCATAAGCAGCGCATGCGTCAGGGGCAGTTCTTCCCGCCGTTCTTCTACATCTCCATTCTGAACTCCTGCAATCTCCGCTGCCAGGGCTGCTGGGTCGATGTGGATAAACCGCGTGAGTCTCTCAATCTCGATGAGCTCAATAAAATCGTGAACGATGCAAAGCGGCGCGGAAATGCCTTTTTCGGCATCTTGGGGGGAGAGCCCTTCATGCACCCAGAGCTTTTCGATTTCCTGGCCATGCACCCAGACGCTTACTTCCAGGTCTTTTCAAATGGCCAGATGATCACGGAGAAAGCGGCCACGAACATGCGCAAGCTAGGCAACGTCACACCACTGGTCAGCATCGAAGGCACCGAGATCGTTAGCAACGAACGCCGTGGCAATAAAGAAGTGCTCACTCGCACGCTGCGCGGGCTACAAAACTGCCTGGATGCTCGCGTGCTCACAGGTGTGGCCACTAGCCTGTGCAAAACGAACATCGATGACCTACTCACGGAGTCCTGGCTGCACCGCCTCATCGACATGGGGGTGCACTACGCCTGGTATCACACCTATCGCCCCGTCGGGCCAAAGATCAGCGCCGAGCTAGCTCTCACGCCTGCCCAGATCACTCAGGTACGGCGTTTCGTCGTGGAAATGCGGGCAAAGCTGCCCATCGCCATCGTGGATGCCTATTATGACCACCAGGGCCAGGCGCTGTGCCCCATGGCCAATGGCATCAGCCACCACATCAGCCCCACCGGTGCCATCGAGCCATGTCCGATCATCCAATTCGCCAAAGAAAGCGTGCGCACGCAGGATGATCTCTTTGATGTCTTCACGAAAAGCGAGTTCCTCCGAGATTTCCGCAGCATCGCGGCGCAGAATACGCGTGGCTGCATCGTGCTGGAGCGTCCTGATCTGGTCAAAGCCGTGGTCACCAAGCACAGCGCCAAGGACAGCACCATACGCCAGACCGCGATGGCCGAGATCGAGAGCATGACACCCCGCACCAGCCAATGGCGTGAAGGCGAAGAAATTGCCGAAAAGCACTGGATGTATTGGTTGGCCAAAAAGTTCTTCTTCAATGACTTCGGCGTCTATCGCGGCCTAGAAAAGAGCTCCTAG
- a CDS encoding Gfo/Idh/MocA family oxidoreductase, with the protein MQNHAKRRHFVKTAAASIAAPFILPSRVWSAATAPSSRLNLGFIGLGKMNSGHLNNFLSRDTVQVVAVCDVDTSRRENAKQTVEKRYGEKKVEGYKGCSSYSDFRELVARKDIDAVVIATPDHWHTITSIAALNAGKDVYCEKPLTHNIHEAVTLIDAVRKNNRILQTGSQQRSSKEFRIACELVRNGVIGKIQRVETQFGSPAKPNANKEEPMEPGLDWDMWCGPAPLAPYSSVLSPRGVHNHFPAWRMTREYGGGMITDWGAHHIDIAQWGLGEDEKGPVEIIAPEKHDEATHGAKLIYASGIPLTHVNNGFGVSFYGENGEVHVNRGKFKLVLGGKVVHEFIGKETKGTSLDREVLLAEKEHLANASVKLYDSKNHHEDWLNAIQTRQKPIADVAIGASTVISCHLMNQAYYHGGTHKWNPEKHEYISGGDAKWLTREYRGEWKV; encoded by the coding sequence ATGCAAAACCACGCCAAACGTCGTCACTTCGTCAAAACAGCCGCTGCCTCCATCGCAGCGCCATTTATCCTCCCTTCTCGCGTCTGGAGCGCGGCCACGGCCCCCAGTAGCCGCCTAAATCTCGGTTTCATCGGCCTCGGCAAGATGAATAGCGGCCATCTCAATAACTTCCTTAGCCGTGACACCGTCCAAGTCGTTGCCGTTTGTGATGTGGACACAAGCCGCCGCGAGAACGCCAAGCAGACCGTGGAGAAACGTTACGGTGAGAAGAAAGTGGAAGGCTATAAAGGCTGCTCTTCTTACAGTGACTTCCGCGAGCTCGTCGCACGCAAAGACATCGACGCTGTCGTGATTGCTACGCCGGATCACTGGCACACCATCACCTCCATCGCCGCGCTGAATGCAGGTAAGGACGTGTATTGTGAAAAACCACTCACACATAACATTCACGAGGCCGTCACACTCATCGACGCCGTGCGGAAAAATAACCGCATCCTCCAGACCGGCTCCCAGCAGCGCTCTAGCAAGGAATTCCGCATCGCCTGCGAATTGGTGCGCAATGGCGTCATCGGCAAAATTCAGCGAGTGGAGACTCAGTTCGGCTCACCTGCGAAGCCGAATGCCAACAAAGAAGAACCTATGGAGCCAGGACTCGATTGGGACATGTGGTGCGGCCCTGCACCGCTCGCTCCATATAGCAGCGTGCTCAGTCCGCGTGGTGTGCATAATCATTTCCCAGCTTGGCGCATGACACGTGAATACGGCGGCGGCATGATCACCGACTGGGGTGCCCACCACATCGACATTGCCCAGTGGGGGCTAGGAGAGGATGAAAAAGGCCCCGTCGAAATCATCGCTCCAGAAAAGCATGATGAGGCGACTCACGGTGCCAAGCTCATCTACGCCAGCGGCATCCCACTGACGCATGTGAACAACGGTTTCGGCGTCAGCTTCTACGGCGAAAACGGCGAGGTTCACGTCAACCGTGGCAAATTCAAACTCGTGCTCGGTGGTAAAGTTGTACACGAATTCATCGGCAAGGAAACGAAAGGAACCTCTCTCGATCGCGAAGTCCTCCTCGCAGAGAAGGAGCACCTCGCCAATGCCAGCGTGAAGCTCTACGACTCCAAAAATCATCACGAAGACTGGCTCAATGCCATCCAGACCCGTCAGAAGCCCATCGCCGATGTTGCCATCGGAGCCAGCACCGTCATTTCCTGCCATCTCATGAATCAGGCCTACTACCACGGCGGCACCCACAAGTGGAACCCCGAAAAGCACGAGTACATCAGCGGTGGTGATGCCAAATGGTTGACCCGCGAATATCGTGGCGAGTGGAAGGTGTGA
- the coaE gene encoding dephospho-CoA kinase (Dephospho-CoA kinase (CoaE) performs the final step in coenzyme A biosynthesis.), giving the protein MKLLREIVGAEACFFSADEAVKALYEEKLVVEALVAEFGPEVLERNGERKLNRSWLREQVLPVPALRARLEKVLHPRVFERFEEARVAAAPQSKVFVAEVPLHYECGSTVSADLVIVVAASRSVQVRRMMENRGLDEQTVQSFLNAQWSIAAKAERADIVIWNDGGMPALEAQALTLVRSQL; this is encoded by the coding sequence GTGAAGCTGCTGCGGGAAATCGTGGGGGCTGAGGCCTGCTTTTTTTCCGCCGATGAGGCGGTGAAGGCTCTTTATGAGGAAAAACTGGTCGTAGAGGCCCTGGTGGCAGAATTTGGCCCAGAAGTACTAGAGCGGAATGGGGAAAGGAAGCTGAACCGGAGCTGGCTGCGGGAGCAGGTGCTACCAGTGCCCGCACTGCGAGCGAGGCTGGAGAAAGTGCTGCATCCACGGGTTTTTGAGCGGTTCGAGGAGGCAAGAGTGGCAGCAGCGCCGCAGTCGAAGGTTTTTGTTGCGGAAGTCCCACTACACTATGAGTGTGGTAGCACAGTTTCAGCAGACTTGGTCATCGTGGTGGCTGCCAGCCGGTCGGTACAAGTCAGGCGAATGATGGAAAACAGGGGACTCGATGAACAGACCGTCCAATCGTTCCTGAATGCCCAGTGGTCCATCGCTGCCAAAGCCGAACGCGCGGATATCGTCATCTGGAATGATGGCGGTATGCCAGCGCTGGAGGCCCAGGCGCTGACGCTGGTCAGGAGCCAACTTTGA
- a CDS encoding GDP-mannose 4,6-dehydratase produces MKRILVTGGAGFIGSHTIDRLLQGGAYDVTAIESFNDYYNPAIKRANIEPILDRITIAEGDITDGAFVRQVFEHGRFDAVIHLAARAGVRPSIADPELYIDTNIKGTFHLLDAARRTGVPQFIFASSSSVYGVNKKVPFCESDPILQTISPYAMTKMAGEQMCSNHSHLHGMRCVCLRFFTVYGPRQRPDLAISKFTRLIEDGLPIDKYGDGNTMRDYTYVSDIVDGIMGALEHRSGPLFDIYNLGGSQTVSLNDLITSVESAVGKKALIKPLPEQPGDVPLTSADVSKATRDLGFHPKTHIDEGIPQYVAWFRDMRARGLAVS; encoded by the coding sequence ATGAAACGCATCCTTGTCACCGGCGGTGCCGGATTCATCGGCTCCCATACCATCGACCGCCTGCTCCAGGGCGGAGCCTACGACGTGACAGCAATCGAGAGCTTCAATGATTACTACAATCCAGCCATCAAAAGAGCAAACATCGAGCCCATCCTCGACCGCATCACCATCGCTGAGGGCGACATAACAGACGGAGCCTTTGTGAGGCAAGTTTTTGAGCATGGGCGCTTCGATGCCGTGATCCATCTAGCCGCCCGCGCAGGCGTACGGCCATCCATCGCCGATCCTGAACTCTACATCGACACGAATATCAAAGGCACCTTTCACCTCCTGGACGCTGCACGCCGCACGGGTGTGCCGCAGTTCATCTTTGCCAGCAGCAGCTCGGTTTACGGCGTGAACAAAAAAGTGCCTTTTTGCGAGAGCGACCCCATTTTGCAGACCATCAGCCCCTATGCGATGACAAAAATGGCTGGCGAGCAAATGTGCTCCAACCATAGCCATCTGCACGGCATGCGCTGTGTATGCTTGCGATTCTTCACCGTCTATGGCCCACGCCAGAGACCAGATCTGGCCATTTCAAAATTCACACGCCTCATTGAAGACGGTCTTCCCATCGACAAGTACGGCGACGGCAACACCATGCGTGACTACACCTACGTGAGCGACATCGTGGACGGCATCATGGGGGCCCTGGAGCATCGCAGTGGTCCGCTTTTCGACATCTATAACCTCGGAGGCTCCCAGACCGTCTCGCTCAATGACTTGATCACCTCTGTGGAATCTGCTGTGGGCAAAAAAGCACTCATCAAGCCCCTTCCTGAGCAACCCGGAGACGTCCCCCTCACCTCTGCCGATGTGAGCAAAGCCACGCGTGATCTAGGCTTTCACCCCAAAACACACATCGACGAAGGCATACCGCAATACGTCGCCTGGTTCCGCGACATGCGGGCTCGCGGATTGGCTGTGAGTTGA
- a CDS encoding AAA family ATPase, with the protein MPDSTALRDALAQSPNNVSLLLLQGRACLEEMDLDEARQAFGRVIELDPDHADAHLGLARVVFMEGDNSGAAVRAEHVLFLDPNHAPAHLLLSRVYLSEGDKKKAVEHFDLAAQIDGSISDGALESELGRTARDARKTAAAPAVEASSSESPAPTGEAEEFMEDSFDGAEPDWRPETFFGPDDPNRSTLTFDDVGGMDEVKEEIRLKITYPLQFPDLYKAYGRKTGGGILIYGPPGCGKTTILRAVAGEVACNYLAVGLHEIFDPYYGNPERNLHQFFEAARANSPCVIVFDDLDSLAQDRRQVRESQMRSLVNQFLHEMDGIRGENQRILVIGATNQPWALDPAFRRPGRFDQAIFVPPPDAPARAQIIGLLSKDKPIAEFDATELIDATTGFTGADLKWVFDRAAELALSSAIHSGHAVPITPELLLSVARTHTPTTQGWFEGVRTHAEQQAAPDGFVNDMRKVLSTTPTNTKKER; encoded by the coding sequence ATGCCTGACTCTACCGCACTCCGTGACGCGCTCGCACAGTCGCCGAACAATGTTTCGCTCCTGTTACTACAAGGCCGTGCATGCTTGGAGGAGATGGATCTGGATGAGGCACGGCAGGCCTTCGGCCGTGTCATCGAGCTCGACCCTGATCATGCAGATGCTCACCTGGGCCTAGCACGCGTCGTTTTCATGGAGGGTGATAATTCTGGTGCCGCCGTGCGTGCGGAGCATGTGCTCTTCCTCGATCCGAACCATGCCCCAGCGCATTTGCTCCTCTCCCGTGTCTATTTGAGCGAGGGAGACAAAAAGAAGGCCGTGGAGCATTTTGACCTCGCGGCACAGATCGACGGCAGCATCAGCGATGGCGCTCTAGAGAGCGAGCTGGGCCGCACCGCCCGTGATGCACGCAAAACAGCCGCCGCACCTGCGGTGGAGGCCAGCTCCAGCGAATCCCCTGCCCCCACCGGAGAGGCAGAGGAGTTCATGGAGGACTCGTTTGACGGTGCAGAGCCTGATTGGCGGCCAGAGACATTTTTTGGCCCGGATGATCCGAATCGCAGCACACTGACCTTTGATGATGTCGGTGGCATGGATGAGGTGAAGGAGGAGATCCGGCTGAAGATCACCTATCCGCTGCAATTTCCGGATTTATATAAGGCCTACGGCCGCAAAACTGGGGGCGGCATTCTCATCTATGGCCCACCTGGCTGCGGCAAGACCACGATCCTGCGTGCGGTAGCCGGCGAAGTGGCGTGCAATTACCTCGCGGTCGGTCTGCACGAGATTTTTGACCCCTACTATGGGAACCCAGAGCGGAATCTGCATCAGTTCTTCGAAGCAGCACGGGCGAACTCGCCCTGTGTGATCGTTTTCGATGACCTGGACTCCCTAGCCCAAGATCGCAGACAGGTGCGTGAGAGTCAGATGCGCAGCCTCGTGAATCAGTTCCTGCACGAGATGGACGGAATCCGGGGAGAAAATCAGCGCATCCTCGTCATCGGAGCCACGAACCAGCCATGGGCACTCGATCCGGCCTTTCGTAGGCCAGGGCGCTTCGATCAGGCCATCTTCGTGCCACCGCCGGATGCGCCTGCACGGGCGCAGATCATCGGCCTACTCTCCAAAGACAAACCCATCGCAGAATTCGACGCCACCGAGCTCATCGACGCGACCACGGGCTTCACGGGAGCAGATTTGAAGTGGGTCTTTGATCGAGCCGCAGAACTAGCGCTCTCCTCAGCGATCCACAGTGGACATGCCGTACCGATCACGCCGGAGTTACTCCTGAGTGTAGCCCGCACACACACTCCGACGACGCAGGGCTGGTTTGAGGGAGTGCGCACCCATGCCGAGCAGCAAGCTGCGCCGGATGGTTTTGTGAATGACATGCGCAAAGTCCTCAGCACCACCCCCACGAATACGAAGAAGGAACGCTGA
- a CDS encoding HRDC domain-containing protein, giving the protein MNPGPATGGQPATDYEFIDTPEHLERWTTQMRAWLASSSDKRCCLDTEADSLHHYHEKLCLLQVNCAGRYALVDPLAIADVGTLLDLLDEGELWFHGADYDLTLLRRTYGWSPRIIRDTQIAARLLGARQFGLAALVKNHFDLELCKASQKADWSRRPLPPNMLSYAVDDVRYLLTLADILVAGLRSKDREDWFHQSCRELQDDVAARDNAPREDPWRVNGGGRLHPKGLALLKGMWDWREEIARQRDVPCFKIMSNKQMVAYAEQFEAGHTIQPPNGWRPRWKKELIDIAISVEQSDPAEWPQRPKKTKGRLSDAQRDSIENLCLARDKIAAGLDIESSLLGSRATMEELVIQSDPKAHLMPWQHELMHEALEKALPVA; this is encoded by the coding sequence ATGAATCCAGGCCCAGCCACCGGCGGTCAGCCCGCCACCGATTACGAGTTCATCGACACCCCAGAGCACCTGGAGCGATGGACCACGCAGATGCGAGCCTGGCTGGCTAGTAGCTCTGATAAGCGCTGCTGCCTGGATACTGAGGCAGATAGCCTGCACCACTATCATGAAAAACTTTGCCTCCTGCAGGTGAATTGTGCCGGGCGCTATGCCTTGGTCGATCCGCTGGCGATAGCAGATGTCGGCACCCTGCTCGATCTGCTTGATGAGGGAGAGCTCTGGTTTCACGGAGCTGACTATGATCTCACGCTCCTGCGCCGCACCTATGGCTGGAGTCCACGCATCATCCGTGACACCCAGATCGCCGCACGATTACTCGGTGCACGGCAGTTCGGCCTCGCTGCATTAGTGAAGAACCATTTTGATCTGGAGCTCTGCAAAGCTTCACAAAAAGCCGACTGGAGCCGCCGCCCACTCCCTCCGAACATGCTCAGTTACGCTGTGGACGACGTCCGCTATCTGCTGACGCTCGCGGATATTTTGGTCGCGGGATTGCGCTCCAAGGACAGGGAGGACTGGTTTCACCAAAGCTGCCGCGAGCTACAAGACGACGTAGCCGCACGGGACAATGCCCCGCGTGAAGATCCCTGGCGTGTGAATGGTGGTGGTCGCCTACATCCCAAAGGCCTCGCACTCCTCAAAGGCATGTGGGACTGGCGTGAGGAAATCGCCCGGCAGCGTGATGTCCCGTGCTTTAAAATCATGTCGAACAAGCAAATGGTGGCCTACGCCGAGCAGTTTGAGGCAGGACACACCATCCAGCCGCCCAATGGCTGGCGCCCGCGTTGGAAAAAGGAGCTGATCGACATCGCCATCAGCGTGGAGCAATCCGATCCAGCCGAATGGCCGCAGCGTCCGAAGAAAACCAAGGGCCGCCTCAGTGATGCCCAGCGCGACAGCATCGAAAATCTCTGTCTGGCACGCGACAAAATCGCCGCTGGACTGGACATCGAGTCCTCCCTACTCGGCTCCCGTGCCACGATGGAGGAACTCGTCATCCAATCCGATCCGAAGGCCCATCTCATGCCCTGGCAGCATGAGTTGATGCACGAAGCGCTCGAAAAGGCACTACCAGTGGCCTAA
- a CDS encoding helix-turn-helix transcriptional regulator produces the protein MPSKRKSTPPAPNPEAINENLGKRVKKLRADRGWSLEELATASGVSRSMLSEIEREKANPTLTVTFRIARAFGLTLQELIESAESSASRIQVIRATDRAQVFRSDKQCEIRTLSPLNLEKDVEFYELTLNPGGALRSQPHFEGTREFLTVEEGSVRIESDQDNDELTKGDSGTYRADVPHAIINTGKGTALVFLVVIYR, from the coding sequence ATGCCCTCCAAACGTAAATCCACACCCCCAGCCCCCAACCCAGAAGCCATCAATGAAAACCTGGGCAAACGCGTGAAGAAGCTCCGCGCAGATCGCGGCTGGTCGCTCGAAGAACTGGCCACCGCTAGCGGCGTGAGTCGCAGCATGCTCAGCGAAATCGAGCGTGAAAAAGCCAACCCCACTCTCACCGTCACCTTCCGCATCGCGAGGGCTTTTGGGCTTACTTTGCAAGAACTCATCGAAAGCGCAGAGAGCAGTGCATCGAGAATCCAGGTCATCCGCGCCACGGATCGTGCCCAAGTCTTTCGCAGTGATAAACAGTGTGAAATCCGCACCCTCTCCCCGCTGAACCTGGAAAAGGATGTCGAGTTCTATGAGCTCACGCTGAATCCAGGCGGTGCCCTGCGCTCACAGCCGCACTTCGAAGGCACGCGTGAGTTTCTCACCGTCGAGGAAGGCAGCGTCCGCATCGAGTCCGATCAGGATAACGACGAACTGACCAAAGGAGACAGCGGCACCTACCGTGCCGATGTGCCACACGCCATCATCAATACGGGCAAAGGCACCGCACTGGTCTTCCTCGTGGTGATATATCGCTGA
- a CDS encoding PIG-L family deacetylase, which translates to MPSALAIFAHPDDIEFVAAGTLLLLKQRGWDIHYMNLCSGNGGSVQMDGPTTARKRLAEAQEAARILGASFYPPICDDLELTYDPRLLRKVSAVVREARADIVLTHGPADYMEDHMAACRLAVTAAFAHGIPNFVTDPPRPAYTHDVTVYHAMPHGLCDPLRQKLQAGSYIDTHSVHEVKRHSLAAHESQKHWLDVSQGMDSYLISMDEASQAVGKLSGRFQYAEGWRRHLHLGFSVTDRDPLKEALGELCLINESYEQRLAKPI; encoded by the coding sequence ATGCCCTCCGCCTTAGCCATCTTTGCACACCCTGACGACATCGAATTCGTCGCTGCTGGAACTCTGTTGCTACTCAAGCAGCGTGGCTGGGACATTCACTACATGAACCTATGCAGCGGTAATGGTGGCAGTGTGCAGATGGATGGCCCCACTACCGCCCGGAAGCGCCTAGCAGAGGCTCAGGAGGCTGCTCGCATCCTAGGAGCATCCTTTTATCCGCCCATTTGTGACGATCTCGAGCTCACATACGATCCCCGGCTACTGCGCAAAGTCAGCGCCGTCGTGCGTGAGGCACGCGCAGACATCGTCCTCACCCATGGTCCAGCCGATTATATGGAAGACCACATGGCTGCATGCCGACTCGCCGTGACGGCCGCCTTCGCTCACGGCATACCGAATTTCGTCACCGATCCACCGCGTCCCGCTTACACGCATGATGTCACCGTTTATCATGCCATGCCGCATGGTCTGTGTGATCCACTGCGCCAGAAGCTGCAAGCTGGCAGCTATATCGATACTCACAGCGTCCATGAGGTTAAGCGCCACTCCCTAGCTGCGCACGAGAGCCAAAAGCACTGGCTGGATGTTTCCCAAGGCATGGACAGCTATCTCATCAGCATGGATGAGGCATCTCAGGCCGTCGGAAAGCTCTCCGGCCGCTTCCAATACGCCGAAGGCTGGCGCAGGCATCTCCATCTCGGATTTTCAGTCACAGATCGTGATCCGCTCAAGGAGGCCCTTGGTGAGTTGTGCCTCATCAATGAAAGCTACGAGCAACGCCTCGCTAAACCGATCTGA